A genome region from Hevea brasiliensis isolate MT/VB/25A 57/8 chromosome 9, ASM3005281v1, whole genome shotgun sequence includes the following:
- the LOC110665058 gene encoding WD repeat-containing protein 26 homolog — protein sequence MGGVEDDEPASKRMKLASGELKSLSNGSSLTKTIVGSSRDLMARPLQSEGDDDVVGSKGVIKRVEFVRIIAKALYSLGYKKSSARLEEESGIPLHSSAVNLFMQQILDGNWDESVATLHKIGLKDESIVKSASFLILEQKFFELLDREKIMDALKTLRTEIAYLCINNGRIRELSSCIVSPSLCASVGSSNQDDARMKSRSKLLEELQKLLPPTVIIPERRLEYLVEQALTLQRDACIFHNSMDKEMSLYTDHHCGRDQIPSRTLQILEAHSDEVWFLQFSHNGKYLASSSSDQSAIIWEVDTNGGVSLKHRLSGHQKPVSSVSWSPDDRQLLTCGMEDAIRCWDVSSGECLLVYDKAGLGLISCGWFPDGKWIFSGINDKSICMWDLDGKELECWKGQRTMKISDLEITSDGKQIISMCRETAILLHDREAKIERVIEEDQTITSFSLSRDNRFLLVNLLNQEIHLWNIDGSLKLVSKYKGHKRTRFVIRSCFGGLEQAFIASGSEDSQVYIWHRGSRELIEALPGHSGAVNCVSWNPKNPHILASASDDRTVRIWGLNGLQMKHKGAHSNGIHYCNGGT from the exons ATGGGAGGAGTGGAGGATGATGAACCAGCCTCAAAACGCATGAAATTAGCTTCTGGAGAGTTGAAAAGTCTTTCCAACGGATCTTCTCTAACAAAGACCATAGTTGGGTCTTCAAGGGACTTGATGGCTAGGCCCCTGCAATCTGAAGGGGACGATGATGTTGTTGGCTCAAAAGGAGTtattaaaagagttgaatttgttaGAATAATAGCCAAGGCGTTATATTCTCTTGGGTATAAGAAGAGCAGTGCTCGTCTAGAGGAAGAGTCAGGCATCCCCTTACACTCATCTGCAGTAAATTTATTTATGCAGCAAATTCTTGATGGAAATTGGGATGAAAGTGTAGCTACTTTGCATAAAATTGGTCTAAAAGATGAAAGCATTGTTAAGTCAGCCTCTTTTCTGATATTGGAACAGAAATTTTTTGAGCTTTTGGATAGGGAGAAAATCATGGATGCTTTAAAGACATTGAGGACTGAGATTGCTTATCTTTGCATCAATAATGGTAGAATCCGTGAGCTTTCTTCCTGTATTGTTTCTCCTTCACTGTGTGCTTCAGTTGGGTCTTCTAATCAAGATGATGCAAGGATGAAGTCTCGGTCAAAGCTGCTGGAGGAATTGCAAAAGTTGCTCCCACCAACCGTTATAATACCTGAAAGGAGGTTGGAATATTTAGTAGAACAGGCTCTTACCTTGCAACGAGATGCTTGCATCTTTCACAACTCCATGGACAAAGAAATGTCATTGTACACAGATCATCACTGTGGAAGAGATCAGATCCCATCTCGAACTTTGCAG ATATTAGAGGCACATTCTGATGAAGTGTGGTTCTTACAATTTTCACACAATGGGAAATACTTAGCTTCATCATCCAGTGATCAATCAGCAATCATATGGGAG GTTGATACAAATGGTGGAGTTTCTTTAAAACATCGATTATCTGGTCATCAAAAACCTGTATCCTCTGTTTCCTGGAGTCCTGACGACCGTCAGCTCCTCACCTGCGGAATGGAGGATGCTATAAGGTGCTGGGATGTTTCATCTGGTGAATGCCTCCTTGTTTATGATAAGGCTGGTCTTGGCCTTATTTCCTGTGGGTGGTTTCCAGATGGAAAATGGATATTCTCTGGCATTAATGATAAGAGTATCTGCATGTGGGATTTGGATGGAAAAGAGCTAGAGTGTTGGAAAGGGCAACGGACCATGAAGATATCTGATTTGGAAATAACAAGTGATGGGAAGCAGATCATAAGCATGTGCAGAGAAACTGCCATCCTGTTACATGATAGGGAAGCGAAAATTGAGAGAGTGATAGAGGAGGATCAAACAATAACTTCTTTCTCATTATCAAGAGATAATAGGTTCTTGCTGGTTAATCTTTTGAACCAAGAAATCCACCTTTGGAACATTGATGGCAGCCTCAAGCTTGTGTCCAAATATAAAGGTCACAAACGTACCCGTTTTGTTATTAGGTCTTGTTTTGGGGGACTTGAACAGGCTTTTATTGCTAGCGGTAGTGAAGACTCACAG GTATACATATGGCACAGAGGGTCAAGAGAGCTCATAGAGGCTTTGCCTGGTCATTCTGGAGCTGTTAATTGTGTCAGCTGGAATCCAAAAAATCCACACATTTTGGCATCAGCTAGTGATGATCGAACAGTTCGAATATGGGGCTTGAATGGTCTACAAATGAAACACAAAGGTGCTCACAGCAATGGCATCCACTACTGCAATGGGGGAACTTGA
- the LOC110651987 gene encoding ATP-dependent zinc metalloprotease FTSH 2, chloroplastic yields the protein MAASSACIVGNNGLSTHDDPKKLSKEVYGRHLIFPSRFQLLGKTSKAVLIKASLGQKHEEGRGILKREGRRGFLKQLLGNVGLVAPTLLGNGKAYADDQGVSSSRMSYSRFLEYLDKDRVRKVDLFENGTIAIVEAVSPELGNRVQRVRVQLPGLNQELLQKFREKNIDFAAHNAQEDSGSLLFNLIGNLAFPLILIGGLFLLSRRSSGGMGGPGGPGFPLGFGQSKAKFQMEPNTGVTFDDVAGVDEAKQDFMEVVEFLKKPERFTAVGARIPKGVLLVGPPGTGKTLLAKAIAGEAGVPFFSISGSEFVEMFVGVGASRVRDLFKKAKDNAPCIVFVDEIDAVGRQRGTGIGGGNDEREQTLNQLLTEMDGFEGNTGIIVIAATNRADILDSALLRPGRFDRQVTVDVPDIRGRTEILKVHGSNKKFDADVSLDVIAMRTPGFSGADLANLLNEAAILAGRRGKTAISSKEIDDSIDRIVAGMEGTVMTDGKSKSLVAYHEVGHAICGTMTPGHDPVQKVTLIPRGQARGLTWFIPADDPTLISKQQLFARIVGGLGGRAAEEVIFGEPEVTTGATGDLQQITGLAKQMVTTFGMSEIGPWSLMDSSAQSADVIMRMMARNSMSEKLAEDIDAAVKRISDSAYGIALGHIRNNREAIDKIVEILLEKETMTGDEFRAILSKYVEIPAENRVPPSVPSPVTV from the exons ATGGCAGCATCATCAGCTTGCATTGTAGGGAATAATGGTTTATCAACCCATGATGACCCAAAAAAGTTGAGCAAAGAAGTCTATGGCAGGCATCTTATCTTTCCTTCAAGATTTCAGTTATTAGGTAAGACATCAAAAGCAGTTCTCATAAAAGCATCTTTAGGCCAGAAGCATGAGGAAGGAAGAGGAATTCTAAAGCGTGAAGGAAGAAGAGGTTTTTTAAAGCAGTTGCTTGGGAATGTGGGACTTGTTGCACCCACTTTACTGGGAAATGGGAAGGCATATGCTGATGACCAAGGGGTTTCTTCCTCCAGGATGTCTTACTCCAGATTTTTGGAGTACTTGGATAAGGACAGAGTCAGAAAGGTTGATTTGTTTGAGAATGGAACCATTGCTATTGTGGAGGCTGTTTCTCCTGAATTAGGAAACCGGGTGCAGAGAGTCCGTGTACAACTGCCAGGACTCAACCAAGAACTTCTTCAGAAGTTCAGAGAGAAGAACATTGACTTTGCAGCGCATAATGCTCAAGAAGACTCGGGTTCCCTGTTATTTAATTTGATTGGTAATCTTGCCTTCCCATTAATCTTAATTGGGGGTCTGTTCCTTCTCTCTCGACGTTCATCTGGAGGCATGGGTGGTCCTGGGGGGCCTGGTTTCCCCCTGGGTTTTGGTCAATCAAAGGCAAAGTTCCAAATGGAACCAAACACTGGTGTGACATTTGATGATGTTGCCGGAGTTGATGAAGCAAAGCAGGATTTCATGGAGGTTGTTGAGTTTCTCAAGAAGCCAGAGAGATTCACTGCAGTTGGGGCTCGCATTCCAAAAGGTGTTCTTCTTGTTGGTCCTCCAGGAACTGGAAAGACTCTTCTAGCCAAGGCCATTGCTGGTGAAGCTGGTGTTCCATTTTTCTCCATATCTGGTTCTGAATTTGTTGAGATGTTTGTTGGTGTTGGTGCCTCTAGAGTCCGTGATCTTTTCAAGAAGGCCAAAGATAATGCTCCTTGCATTGTATTTGTGGATGAAATTGATGCTGTTGGAAGGCAAAGAGGTACTGGCATTGGTGGAGGAAATGATGAAAGAGAACAGACCCTTAACCAGCTTTTGACAGAAATGGATGGTTTTGAGGGTAACACTGGTATCATTGTCATTGCAGCAACTAATAGGGCAGACATTCTAGATTCTGCCTTGTTGAGGCCAGGAAGGTTTGACAGACAG GTGACTGTTGATGTTCCAGATATACGGGGAAGAACAGAGATATTAAAAGTTCATGGTAGCAACAAGAAATTTGATGCAGATGTCTCTCTTGATGTGATAGCAATGAGAACACCTGGTTTCAGTGGGGCTGATCTTGCAAACCTTTTAAATGAGGCAGCTATATTGGCTGGTCGACGTGGAAAGACTGCAATATCATCCAAAGAGATTGATGACTCAATTGATCGGATTGTTGCTGGAATGGAAGGAACAGTTATGACAGATGGGAAGAGTAAAAGCCTTGTTGCATATCATGAAGTTGGCCATGCTATTTGTGG AACAATGACTCCTGGGCATGATCCAGTTCAGAAAGTCACACTAATTCCACGTGGTCAGGCACGAGGTCTTACCTGGTTTATTCCTGCAGATGATCCTACCCTGATCTCCAAGCAGCAACTTTTTGCAAGAATAGTTGGTGGACTCGGTGGCAGAGCTGCAGAGGAAGTGATCTTTGGTGAGCCTGAGGTGACTACTGGAGCAACTGGTGATTTGCAGCAGATCACTGGTTTGGCAAAGCAG ATGGTGACTACATTTGGAATGTCTGAAATTGGTCCATGGTCACTCATGGACTCCTCAGCTCAAAGTGCTGATGTCATTATGAGAATGATGGCAAGGAATTCAATGTCAGAAAAGCTCGCAGAAGATATTGATGCTGCTGTCAAGAGGATATCGGATAGCGCGTATGGTATTGCATTGGGCCACATAAGGAACAACCGTGAAGCTATTGAC